Proteins found in one Alicyclobacillus cycloheptanicus genomic segment:
- a CDS encoding glycine betaine ABC transporter substrate-binding protein has product MSNTKKTLIGLTSAVVVAALVAGCGTTGNSTSNGTGNQAGTQSTSGSKDITLGMINWSEDVAVTYLWQDILKSKGYNVTIKEFSDPGPMYTGLADNSLNVYLDTWLPITHQQYIDKFGSDYVDLGKWYQGSTTEGFVVPDYVYKQGIHTISDLESHASLFGGQIVGIEAGAGETGLAQKAIQEYGLTNMKLVTSSTAAMLSQLKTDYAQKKPVVVTLWSPHWAFTAYKLDYLSDPKHAFGQAGWIQTEANKQWASSNPTVAGWLKNFKMTPDQLGTLEQDINKDSANPDQGVQEWMQANQSLINSWLK; this is encoded by the coding sequence ATGTCAAACACAAAGAAAACGTTGATTGGACTCACGAGCGCGGTTGTCGTTGCGGCGCTGGTCGCTGGATGCGGCACGACCGGCAACTCGACCAGTAATGGTACAGGCAACCAGGCTGGCACGCAGTCCACGAGCGGCAGCAAAGACATCACGCTCGGCATGATTAACTGGAGCGAGGATGTGGCGGTTACCTACCTCTGGCAGGATATCCTCAAAAGCAAGGGCTACAACGTCACTATCAAGGAATTCTCTGACCCCGGCCCGATGTACACCGGTCTGGCGGACAACAGCCTCAACGTCTACCTCGATACTTGGCTTCCGATTACACATCAGCAGTATATCGACAAGTTCGGCTCGGACTACGTGGACCTCGGCAAATGGTATCAGGGCTCGACGACAGAGGGCTTCGTGGTACCGGATTACGTGTACAAGCAGGGCATTCACACGATTTCCGACCTGGAGTCGCACGCCTCCCTGTTTGGCGGCCAAATTGTCGGCATTGAAGCAGGCGCCGGTGAGACGGGACTCGCCCAGAAGGCCATACAAGAATACGGCCTCACCAACATGAAATTGGTGACGAGTTCGACTGCGGCGATGCTCAGCCAGTTGAAAACCGACTACGCGCAGAAAAAACCCGTCGTGGTCACGCTGTGGAGTCCGCACTGGGCGTTTACGGCGTACAAACTCGACTATTTGTCTGACCCCAAGCACGCCTTTGGCCAAGCCGGCTGGATTCAGACGGAGGCCAACAAGCAGTGGGCGAGCAGCAACCCGACGGTGGCAGGATGGCTGAAAAACTTTAAGATGACGCCCGACCAGCTCGGCACCCTGGAACAGGACATCAACAAGGATTCTGCAAATCCGGACCAAGGTGTACAGGAATGGATGCAGGCCAACCAGTCTCTGATTAACAGTTGGCTGAAGTAG
- a CDS encoding ABC transporter permease, with protein MLPKIPLANWINDFVNWITKVLGPVLMDISKFVEHVMNAITAGVLWVPWWLVILLIAAIGYLSGKWKLAVGTAIGLVFVYDLQLWNDLINTLVMVVVSAAISLVIGIPIGIAAARRAGLYRVISPILDLMQTMPPFVYLVPVLLLFSVGTVPAILATIVFAMPPSIRLTRLGILQVPEDLVEAAEAFGATDRQLLWKVQIPLAMPSIKAGVNQTLMLALSMVVIASMVGAGGLGADVMQALETLNVGTGVEAGLAIVILAVVLDRISQGFGKDYLNK; from the coding sequence ATGCTTCCTAAGATACCGCTCGCCAATTGGATCAACGATTTTGTCAATTGGATTACCAAGGTCCTCGGACCTGTCCTGATGGACATCTCGAAATTCGTGGAGCACGTGATGAACGCCATCACCGCTGGCGTGCTGTGGGTGCCTTGGTGGCTGGTCATTCTCCTCATCGCCGCGATTGGCTACCTGTCCGGCAAGTGGAAGCTGGCCGTCGGTACCGCCATCGGGCTTGTGTTTGTGTACGACTTGCAGTTGTGGAACGACCTCATCAATACGCTGGTGATGGTGGTTGTCTCCGCGGCGATTTCGCTTGTCATTGGCATTCCGATTGGCATCGCGGCGGCAAGACGTGCCGGCCTCTACAGAGTCATCTCGCCGATCCTTGACCTGATGCAGACGATGCCGCCGTTCGTATATCTGGTGCCGGTGCTGCTCTTGTTCAGCGTCGGCACGGTACCGGCGATTTTGGCTACCATCGTGTTTGCGATGCCGCCGTCGATTCGCTTGACCCGGCTCGGGATTTTGCAGGTTCCGGAAGACCTGGTCGAGGCGGCGGAGGCGTTTGGCGCAACCGACCGGCAGTTGCTGTGGAAGGTGCAGATTCCGCTGGCCATGCCCAGCATCAAGGCAGGGGTCAACCAAACCCTGATGCTGGCCCTGTCGATGGTCGTGATCGCTTCGATGGTCGGTGCGGGCGGACTGGGCGCCGATGTGATGCAGGCGCTCGAAACGTTGAACGTCGGCACAGGGGTGGAAGCCGGACTGGCGATTGTCATCCTGGCGGTCGTGCTGGACCGCATTTCGCAAGGCTTTGGCAAGGACTATCTCAACAAATAA
- a CDS encoding quaternary amine ABC transporter ATP-binding protein: protein MLQQGADKDEIRRKTGATVGVNNVTLDIMPGELFVIMGLSGSGKSTLLRCVNRLIEPTFGSIVIDGQDVTRLDKEGLLRFRREKTAMVFQKFALFPHRTVEQNVAFGLELQNVPQQKRLEIAREKLALVGLDEWGSHYPQQLSGGMQQRVGLARALANDPDILMMDEAFSALDPLIRDDMQDELLNLQQKLHKTILFITHDLNEALKLGDRIALMKDGSVVQVGTPEEIITNPANEYVERFLKGVDVTKVLVAADVMKRPSPVLRLQEGPTVALRRLRDAGLSSGFVVDEGRLCGLITVDSLSKLAAEKKRTLADGPFEDVVTVAMDTPLDELVNAIVTTRYPLAVLDEQKALRGLVMKSSILEAMATQGGESHAS from the coding sequence ATGCTGCAGCAAGGTGCCGACAAAGACGAGATCCGGCGCAAAACCGGTGCCACGGTTGGCGTCAACAACGTCACCCTGGACATCATGCCGGGGGAATTGTTTGTCATCATGGGGCTGTCGGGGAGCGGGAAGTCGACACTGCTTCGCTGCGTGAATCGACTGATTGAACCCACCTTCGGCAGCATTGTGATTGACGGTCAGGACGTCACCCGCCTGGACAAGGAAGGTTTGCTGAGATTTCGTCGGGAAAAGACCGCGATGGTGTTTCAGAAGTTTGCCCTGTTTCCCCACCGAACGGTCGAGCAGAACGTGGCATTTGGACTCGAACTGCAAAATGTGCCACAGCAGAAGCGCCTTGAGATTGCGAGAGAAAAACTGGCGCTGGTCGGGCTCGACGAGTGGGGCAGCCACTACCCGCAGCAACTGAGCGGCGGCATGCAGCAGCGTGTCGGTCTTGCGCGGGCCCTGGCGAACGACCCGGACATCCTGATGATGGACGAAGCGTTCAGCGCGCTTGACCCGTTGATTCGGGATGATATGCAGGACGAACTGCTGAATCTCCAACAGAAGTTGCACAAAACCATTTTGTTCATTACGCACGACCTGAATGAGGCGCTGAAACTCGGCGACCGAATCGCGTTGATGAAGGATGGCAGCGTGGTGCAGGTCGGAACGCCGGAAGAAATCATTACGAATCCTGCCAATGAGTACGTCGAACGGTTTCTGAAGGGGGTCGACGTAACCAAGGTCTTGGTAGCGGCCGATGTGATGAAGCGCCCAAGCCCGGTTTTGCGCTTGCAAGAAGGGCCAACGGTGGCCCTGCGCAGGCTGCGTGATGCAGGGCTGTCCAGTGGATTTGTCGTCGATGAGGGGCGGCTGTGTGGGCTGATTACGGTTGACAGCCTCAGCAAACTGGCCGCAGAAAAGAAGAGAACACTGGCCGATGGTCCGTTTGAAGATGTCGTGACCGTGGCAATGGACACGCCCCTGGACGAACTCGTGAACGCCATCGTGACAACGCGCTACCCGCTTGCTGTGCTCGATGAGCAAAAGGCCCTTCGCGGTCTGGTCATGAAGAGTTCCATCCTCGAGGCGATGGCGACCCAGGGAGGCGAATCACATGCTTCCTAA
- a CDS encoding YitT family protein — MNSERLSLSHWLDGRLHPFRSLTVRIILLLIGDFIGAIALNNFLIPAHILSGGITGLAQIMQHFTKIGIGTWYFLFNIPLFILGYRYLGRRFIVLTGVAIIGFSVFTDFIHIHFIAKGDPLLISLYGGVLSGISSGIIFRIGGSTGGTDIVSLVFNRKTGRSIGSLSFAMNVVVVALSATVFGVEAGMYTLVAMFVSARVMNSLMNYQQRKTALIVSSKAEEIADRIFHELGRGATFVNASGAYTKHELGMLICALTQLEIGELRLLATEIDPNVFITVLSTTEVIGRFRHPAT, encoded by the coding sequence ATGAATTCCGAACGGCTTAGTTTGTCGCACTGGCTGGACGGGCGGCTGCATCCGTTCCGCTCGCTGACGGTTCGCATTATTTTACTGCTGATTGGTGATTTTATCGGCGCCATCGCCTTAAACAATTTCCTCATCCCGGCCCACATCCTGTCGGGCGGGATCACCGGTTTGGCCCAGATCATGCAGCACTTCACAAAGATTGGCATCGGGACTTGGTACTTCCTGTTCAATATTCCTTTGTTCATTTTGGGGTATCGCTACTTGGGGCGCCGGTTCATCGTCCTCACCGGCGTGGCCATCATCGGGTTTTCTGTGTTCACCGATTTTATCCATATTCATTTCATCGCCAAGGGAGATCCACTGCTCATCAGCCTGTACGGCGGCGTTCTATCGGGAATTTCATCCGGAATCATTTTCCGCATCGGCGGCTCCACGGGGGGCACGGACATTGTCAGCCTGGTGTTCAACCGAAAAACGGGAAGAAGCATTGGCAGTCTGTCGTTCGCGATGAATGTGGTGGTGGTTGCGTTATCCGCCACCGTGTTCGGCGTCGAAGCAGGCATGTACACCCTGGTCGCCATGTTTGTGAGCGCGCGCGTGATGAACTCCCTGATGAACTATCAGCAGCGCAAGACGGCGCTCATCGTCAGTTCGAAAGCGGAGGAAATCGCTGATCGAATCTTCCACGAACTGGGCAGAGGCGCAACCTTCGTCAACGCTTCCGGCGCCTACACCAAACACGAACTCGGCATGCTGATTTGCGCCTTGACCCAACTGGAAATCGGCGAATTGCGGCTCCTGGCCACCGAAATTGATCCGAACGTGTTCATCACCGTCCTCAGCACCACCGAAGTGATTGGC